A part of Thermocrinis albus DSM 14484 genomic DNA contains:
- the glgA gene encoding glycogen synthase GlgA, translating to MRIVMVSSESAPYVKTGGLGDVVHSLAKALVKLGNQVWIIMPFYKKIKASLQKVKESLSITFDGSPKKFDLYTDIKDGVTYYFIGYDPYYNRDYVYADPRGCYEDNHLRFGFLSLAALEVVRQQKIESDVFHIHDWHTSLLPLYKKLYYQELERVPTVLTLHNAMHQGIFDSHVLNSLHIPWEFFRPFDGIEFYGKVNFLKAGIVYCDVLTTVSPTHAEELKEYAFGLEGVIRQKKYFVGILNGIDYEVWNPEEDPYLKWHYGKKNFRKGKRANKKDIKDVFGLNTPLTRPLVGMVSRLTAQKGFDLLLKATDELVKEGFDFIVLGSGEEYYQNNLLDLMRRHPNHFRVRIDYSEELAHRIFAGADILLMPSLFEPCGVSQMIAMRYGTVPVVRGVGGLRDTVKDVVEDPQTGNGFVFYDFSPKEMVYALLRARAIYDMSVCDGDLTWFEIIKRCMKKDFSWEKGAREYERVYATALMVRRYDS from the coding sequence ATGCGCATTGTGATGGTATCATCAGAAAGTGCACCCTATGTGAAAACAGGGGGATTGGGAGATGTGGTGCATTCCTTAGCGAAAGCTCTTGTGAAGTTAGGTAACCAAGTGTGGATCATCATGCCTTTCTACAAGAAGATAAAAGCCTCCCTTCAGAAGGTTAAAGAATCCCTCAGTATCACCTTCGATGGCTCTCCCAAAAAATTTGATCTTTACACCGACATTAAGGACGGAGTTACCTACTATTTTATAGGATACGATCCTTATTATAACCGTGACTACGTCTATGCGGATCCGCGAGGTTGCTACGAGGACAACCACCTGAGATTTGGTTTTTTAAGTTTAGCAGCTCTGGAGGTGGTAAGACAGCAGAAGATAGAATCTGATGTTTTTCACATACACGACTGGCACACATCTCTGTTGCCTCTTTACAAAAAGCTGTACTATCAGGAGCTGGAGAGGGTTCCCACAGTGCTCACCCTACATAACGCTATGCACCAAGGTATATTTGACAGCCATGTCCTGAACTCTCTCCACATACCCTGGGAGTTTTTTAGACCCTTTGACGGAATAGAGTTCTACGGAAAGGTGAACTTCCTAAAGGCAGGGATAGTGTACTGTGATGTTCTCACAACGGTGAGTCCCACCCATGCGGAGGAACTAAAAGAGTATGCCTTTGGACTGGAAGGTGTCATAAGACAGAAAAAGTACTTTGTGGGTATCCTTAACGGTATAGACTACGAGGTGTGGAATCCTGAAGAGGATCCTTATCTAAAGTGGCATTACGGTAAGAAAAACTTCAGGAAAGGCAAGAGAGCCAACAAGAAGGATATAAAGGATGTCTTTGGGTTGAACACCCCGCTGACAAGACCTCTGGTGGGTATGGTGTCAAGACTCACCGCTCAGAAAGGTTTTGATCTCCTTTTAAAAGCGACGGATGAGTTGGTAAAGGAAGGGTTCGATTTCATAGTGTTGGGTTCAGGAGAGGAGTATTACCAGAACAACTTGCTGGATCTTATGCGCAGACACCCCAATCACTTCAGGGTGCGTATAGATTACAGTGAGGAACTGGCCCACAGAATTTTTGCAGGAGCCGATATCCTGCTCATGCCTTCCCTCTTTGAGCCATGTGGAGTGTCACAGATGATAGCGATGCGGTACGGCACAGTACCGGTAGTGAGAGGCGTGGGAGGTCTTAGGGACACTGTAAAGGACGTGGTGGAAGATCCACAAACGGGCAACGGTTTTGTGTTTTACGATTTCTCTCCCAAAGAGATGGTATACGCTCTTTTGAGGGCACGAGCTATATACGACATGTCAGTGTGTGATGGTGATCTTACCTGGTTTGAGATAATAAAGAGGTGTATGAAGAAAGATTTTTCGTGGGAAAAAGGAGCAAGGGAGTACGAGAGGGTATACGCTACAGCCTTGATGGTGAGAAGATATGATAGTTAG
- a CDS encoding NUDIX domain-containing protein, producing MRKPETPLLATDAVVRLWEKDHLKGLVLIERRYEPKGFALPGGFVEVGERVEEACLREVKEETGLEGSIVRLLGVYSDPHRDPRFHVVSVVFIVDAEGEPKAGDDAKGVSVFPLESLPFDRLVFDHKKILLDFLRS from the coding sequence ATGAGGAAGCCTGAAACACCTCTTTTGGCAACGGATGCGGTAGTGAGGTTGTGGGAGAAGGATCATCTGAAGGGACTTGTTCTCATAGAGAGAAGGTATGAGCCGAAAGGCTTTGCTCTACCAGGTGGTTTCGTAGAGGTAGGTGAACGGGTGGAAGAGGCTTGTTTGCGAGAGGTGAAAGAGGAAACAGGCTTGGAGGGTTCTATAGTCAGGCTTTTGGGTGTTTACTCGGACCCTCATAGGGACCCGCGTTTCCATGTGGTGTCGGTGGTGTTTATTGTGGATGCTGAGGGTGAGCCAAAGGCGGGAGACGATGCTAAGGGTGTAAGTGTCTTCCCTCTGGAGAGTTTGCCTTTTGATAGGTTAGTCTTTGACCACAAGAAAATACTGTTGGACTTTCTGAGATCATGA
- a CDS encoding RNA ligase, translating into MLSPELVKEALRKNKVKGENYRGLEYLRFTDDFKDIPRGTILFKESVIWGYPHIGRIFQLSSGLREQFNAPFFVEEKVDGYNVRIFYHEGQVLAVTRGGFVCPFTTDRVEEFIDADFFKENPHLVLCAEVAGPENPYVDESPPYIREDIRFFVFDVMVKGEQRFLPYRQKLQLIEKYRLPSVERYGLYDVSKIGELKALLRRLNEEGREGVVFKEDSERDKRVKYITSYANLQDIRITSLNLMGLPADYYTNRLLRLALFMEEEGLQLEEDLLKELGSAFLEGIFEAIRQSKEEGRVYRTFRCRFRKKESALLFMEQIQHSSSQVQIIERGLKQEGSYWILEFDRVYLNMTGFLGHVLGGGSVFD; encoded by the coding sequence GTGCTGAGCCCTGAACTGGTAAAGGAAGCCCTCAGAAAAAACAAAGTGAAGGGTGAAAACTACAGGGGTCTTGAGTACTTGCGTTTCACCGACGACTTTAAAGACATACCGAGAGGTACCATTCTTTTCAAGGAGAGCGTGATCTGGGGATACCCACACATAGGTAGGATATTTCAGTTGTCTTCGGGTCTAAGAGAACAGTTCAATGCTCCCTTCTTTGTAGAGGAGAAAGTGGATGGATACAACGTGCGTATCTTCTATCACGAAGGGCAAGTGTTGGCTGTTACGAGAGGCGGTTTTGTGTGCCCCTTCACCACAGATAGGGTAGAGGAATTTATAGATGCAGATTTCTTTAAGGAGAACCCTCACCTTGTACTGTGTGCAGAGGTGGCAGGTCCAGAGAACCCTTACGTAGATGAAAGTCCTCCCTACATACGTGAGGATATAAGGTTCTTCGTCTTTGACGTTATGGTAAAGGGAGAGCAGAGGTTCTTACCTTATAGGCAGAAGTTACAGCTCATAGAGAAGTATCGGCTTCCCTCTGTGGAAAGGTATGGTCTTTACGATGTTTCCAAAATCGGAGAGTTAAAAGCTCTTCTCAGAAGGCTGAATGAAGAGGGTCGTGAGGGTGTTGTTTTCAAGGAAGATTCGGAAAGGGACAAACGTGTCAAGTACATCACCAGCTATGCCAACCTGCAGGATATAAGGATCACCTCTCTCAATCTGATGGGTTTGCCTGCTGATTACTACACCAACCGGCTCCTGAGATTAGCTCTTTTTATGGAAGAGGAAGGACTTCAGCTGGAGGAAGACCTGCTAAAGGAACTAGGTTCCGCCTTTTTGGAGGGGATCTTTGAGGCTATAAGACAGTCCAAAGAGGAGGGGAGGGTTTACAGAACTTTCAGGTGCAGGTTCAGGAAGAAAGAGAGCGCTTTACTGTTTATGGAACAGATACAACATTCTTCCAGTCAGGTACAGATAATAGAGAGGGGCTTAAAACAGGAGGGATCTTACTGGATTTTGGAGTTTGACAGAGTCTATCTCAACATGACGGGGTTTTTGGGTCACGTGTTGGGGGGAGGTTCTGTCTTTGATTAA
- the ffh gene encoding signal recognition particle protein: MLELLTDRFSKALERLRNTRKLTEKQLNDILRDIRMALLEADVDYDVVKTFLKRIRERALTEDLKNNLSPAESVLLTVYEELVKILGETKEDLKKGTVLFVGLQGTGKTTTVGKLAYYLKGKGFKVALTSTDVRRPAAILQLQRLAERVEVPYYSAEGEEDPVKIAQIAVKRAKDEGVDYLLLDTAGRLHIDEELMEELRRIKETVNPSEILYVADAMQGQEALRAAKTFHETVGLTGVVLTKMDGDARGGVALSVREALGVPIKFMGVGEKLEDIEPFYPDRVAQRILGLGDIQSLVERAQQVIPEDEAQALAVRIMKGEFDLEDMLKQIRFVLNMGPLDKIIGMLPGLGQYAKHLKLDEKLLKRKEAIILSMTKEERKNPAIINLSRKQRIARGSGTTVSEVNKLLKEYEEARKLIRKLKNAKGPLGIPRIPFKF, from the coding sequence ATGCTGGAACTTCTCACAGATAGGTTCAGTAAGGCTCTCGAAAGATTGAGAAACACCAGAAAACTAACGGAGAAACAGCTCAACGACATACTCCGTGACATAAGGATGGCTCTTCTGGAAGCGGACGTAGACTACGATGTGGTGAAAACTTTCCTCAAGAGGATACGCGAGAGGGCTCTCACAGAGGATCTAAAGAACAACCTCTCTCCTGCAGAGAGTGTGCTTCTCACCGTCTACGAAGAACTAGTTAAGATACTGGGAGAGACAAAGGAAGATCTCAAGAAGGGAACCGTCCTCTTTGTGGGACTCCAAGGAACAGGTAAGACCACCACTGTAGGAAAGCTGGCCTACTATCTGAAAGGTAAGGGGTTCAAGGTAGCCCTTACATCTACCGATGTGAGGAGACCGGCAGCTATACTCCAGCTCCAGCGCCTGGCGGAGCGTGTAGAGGTACCATATTATTCTGCGGAGGGAGAGGAGGACCCTGTAAAGATAGCGCAGATAGCTGTAAAAAGAGCAAAAGATGAAGGTGTAGATTACCTACTCCTTGATACCGCAGGGCGCCTTCATATAGACGAGGAACTTATGGAGGAACTCAGAAGGATAAAGGAGACTGTGAACCCTTCTGAGATCCTCTACGTAGCTGATGCCATGCAGGGTCAGGAGGCTCTAAGGGCTGCAAAAACCTTCCACGAGACGGTTGGTCTCACGGGGGTTGTTCTCACCAAAATGGACGGTGATGCGAGAGGTGGTGTTGCTCTGTCAGTACGGGAGGCACTGGGTGTTCCCATCAAGTTCATGGGTGTGGGTGAGAAGTTAGAGGACATAGAACCCTTCTATCCTGACAGGGTGGCTCAGAGGATACTGGGTCTTGGTGATATACAGAGTCTCGTGGAGAGAGCCCAGCAGGTGATTCCAGAAGACGAAGCCCAGGCTCTGGCCGTTAGGATCATGAAGGGAGAGTTTGATCTAGAGGACATGCTGAAACAGATAAGGTTTGTTCTCAATATGGGACCTTTGGACAAAATAATTGGTATGTTACCAGGTTTGGGTCAGTATGCCAAACATCTCAAGTTGGATGAGAAACTCCTCAAGAGAAAAGAGGCCATAATTCTCTCCATGACCAAGGAGGAACGCAAGAATCCTGCCATCATAAACCTCAGTAGGAAACAAAGAATCGCCAGAGGGAGTGGTACCACGGTGTCCGAAGTCAACAAACTCTTAAAGGAGTACGAAGAAGCCCGTAAGCTTATCAGAAAACTCAAGAACGCAAAGGGACCCCTCGGTATACCGCGCATTCCCTTTAAGTTTTAA
- the kdsB gene encoding 3-deoxy-manno-octulosonate cytidylyltransferase yields MNRAIVIPARIGSTRLPKKPLVPILDKPLIRWVVEGCLATGEMVFLATDSEEVARCVEDLPVEIVFTPSSLPSGSDRVAWVVKNTHLDLVINYQGDEPFVYKEDVQRLFSALERWEVATLAVTDPQAHHDPSAVKVVVSQEGEALYFSRSPIPHRWDPSSFYPLKHVGVYAYRRDTLLKFTSWKQTTLEKLESLEQLRLLEKGVKIGVLITQNYYHGVDTWDDVKLVEEKLKDPL; encoded by the coding sequence ATGAACAGAGCTATAGTGATACCTGCCCGTATCGGATCCACCCGTCTTCCTAAAAAGCCTCTCGTACCTATCTTGGACAAACCTCTCATACGTTGGGTGGTGGAAGGTTGTTTAGCTACCGGAGAGATGGTGTTTCTCGCCACCGATAGTGAGGAAGTAGCCCGGTGTGTAGAGGACCTTCCCGTGGAGATAGTATTTACACCCTCTTCTTTACCTTCCGGTAGCGACCGTGTGGCTTGGGTAGTCAAAAACACCCATCTGGATCTAGTTATCAACTATCAGGGAGACGAGCCCTTCGTTTACAAGGAGGATGTACAGAGATTGTTCTCCGCCTTAGAAAGGTGGGAAGTGGCCACACTAGCCGTGACAGATCCACAAGCTCATCATGATCCATCTGCGGTGAAGGTAGTCGTATCCCAAGAAGGAGAAGCCCTTTACTTTTCAAGAAGTCCTATTCCCCATAGGTGGGATCCTTCTTCCTTTTATCCCCTCAAGCATGTAGGGGTATACGCCTACAGAAGGGACACCCTTCTAAAGTTCACTTCGTGGAAACAGACTACTCTGGAAAAACTGGAGTCCTTGGAGCAACTGCGCCTTCTTGAAAAGGGAGTAAAGATAGGAGTTTTAATAACCCAAAACTACTACCACGGTGTGGACACATGGGATGATGTTAAGCTGGTGGAGGAAAAACTGAAGGATCCTCTATAA
- a CDS encoding EAL domain-containing protein, whose amino-acid sequence MESKKLKIFAILEHVVDIKTGELHGYRVLSRLVSKEEEISFEDIPSKETKANAEKSVLNAVCRREPDKPLFINMPFSLSIEDLPIYGVNLVVCIPISLSLVQISKTMSLLKGLGLKVALDDFTTVGYQLKELRLGSFDYVFVDDEFYTNAGSKEIQRVVAFLKGFGSKVCFKRIDSTKKLEIALQAGADLGHGYFFGSETFQVGVLE is encoded by the coding sequence ATGGAGTCTAAAAAATTAAAAATCTTCGCCATTTTAGAACACGTAGTGGATATCAAGACGGGGGAGTTACACGGTTACCGTGTTCTTTCCAGACTGGTGAGCAAGGAAGAGGAGATAAGCTTTGAAGACATACCCAGTAAGGAGACAAAAGCTAACGCAGAAAAGAGCGTTCTTAACGCGGTGTGTAGAAGAGAGCCCGATAAACCTCTGTTTATAAACATGCCTTTCAGCTTATCCATAGAGGATCTGCCCATTTACGGGGTGAATCTCGTAGTATGCATACCTATAAGCCTAAGCCTTGTACAGATTAGTAAGACCATGTCCCTTTTAAAAGGACTTGGTCTTAAGGTGGCACTGGATGACTTTACCACTGTAGGATACCAGCTTAAAGAACTCAGATTGGGAAGTTTTGATTACGTCTTTGTGGACGATGAGTTTTACACCAACGCGGGTAGTAAAGAGATACAGAGGGTCGTTGCTTTTCTGAAAGGCTTTGGATCTAAGGTATGTTTCAAAAGGATAGATTCAACAAAAAAGCTGGAGATAGCACTACAGGCAGGAGCAGATTTAGGACACGGCTACTTCTTTGGTAGTGAAACATTTCAAGTAGGTGTGCTGGAATGA
- a CDS encoding molybdopterin-dependent oxidoreductase yields MDRRSFLKGGLLVTTGGLLLSRSAFSQDILEIVTGTTQALKSPRYPLIVRTSRPRNYETPVYVFEQFYTPNDAFFVRWHQPGYAERKEDFKDYTLKIKGPAAKKQASLTLDELKKNFRTYELTALCQCSGNRRGLFVPRVPGVEWRYGAMGNARWVGVRLKDLLDYVGVDPKAKGIVVYSTYNPPVVEGQPRFEKPLPLWKAMDENVLLAFLMNGEEMHPENGYPLRLVVPGWTATYWIKAITDIDVVYDFPPNFWYNTAYRIPKGKFPQVESWDMDPSAPNMPITEIMVNSLVVKFVNENTKKTLYPYELDNTQIKDIRNFAKPGNYITVMGIAYDGGYGIKTVEVSVDGGRTWREARITKSDGRFSWVHWEHTFKVEKRGVYTVMAKATNRVGQTQTFELIWNPAGYHHNVVQSFNLYV; encoded by the coding sequence ATGGACAGGAGAAGCTTTTTGAAAGGTGGTCTTTTGGTGACCACGGGTGGGCTCTTACTCTCACGCTCCGCCTTCTCCCAAGATATCCTGGAGATAGTGACGGGGACCACACAGGCTCTTAAGTCACCTCGGTACCCTCTGATAGTGCGTACGTCAAGACCCAGAAACTACGAAACTCCTGTGTACGTCTTTGAACAGTTCTACACGCCCAACGATGCCTTCTTCGTAAGGTGGCATCAACCAGGCTATGCGGAGAGGAAAGAGGATTTCAAGGACTATACACTGAAGATAAAGGGACCAGCTGCCAAAAAACAAGCTTCTTTAACCTTAGATGAGCTAAAGAAGAACTTTAGAACCTATGAACTCACCGCTCTGTGTCAGTGTTCCGGAAACAGGAGAGGGCTGTTTGTTCCGAGAGTTCCCGGTGTGGAGTGGCGTTACGGTGCCATGGGTAACGCGCGGTGGGTGGGTGTAAGACTCAAGGACCTTTTGGATTACGTAGGCGTAGACCCAAAAGCAAAGGGTATTGTAGTTTATTCCACTTATAACCCTCCCGTGGTGGAAGGTCAACCAAGGTTTGAAAAGCCCCTTCCTCTTTGGAAAGCTATGGACGAAAACGTACTTTTAGCTTTTCTCATGAACGGAGAGGAGATGCATCCAGAGAACGGTTATCCCCTTAGGTTGGTGGTCCCCGGTTGGACGGCCACTTACTGGATAAAGGCCATCACCGACATAGACGTAGTTTATGACTTTCCTCCCAACTTCTGGTACAACACCGCCTACAGGATCCCTAAAGGTAAGTTCCCACAGGTGGAGTCCTGGGATATGGACCCATCTGCACCCAACATGCCCATAACGGAGATTATGGTTAACTCGTTGGTGGTGAAGTTTGTCAACGAAAACACTAAGAAGACCCTATACCCTTACGAACTTGACAACACTCAAATTAAGGACATAAGAAACTTCGCAAAACCCGGAAATTACATAACAGTCATGGGAATAGCTTACGACGGTGGCTATGGTATAAAAACCGTGGAGGTGTCTGTAGACGGTGGCAGAACGTGGAGAGAGGCTCGCATAACTAAATCTGACGGTAGGTTCTCCTGGGTCCACTGGGAGCATACCTTCAAGGTGGAAAAGAGGGGTGTATACACCGTTATGGCCAAAGCCACCAACAGAGTGGGTCAGACCCAGACCTTTGAACTCATATGGAACCCCGCGGGATATCACCATAACGTGGTACAGAGCTTTAACCTTTACGTTTGA
- a CDS encoding tetratricopeptide repeat protein, protein MKGYRGVFSKMGENLLERYVEDLLKELQEKPNDVDLMMKLGVAYVRLKKIEEARNIYKKLKELDPHKAKELLDMIYEL, encoded by the coding sequence ATGAAGGGTTATAGAGGTGTGTTCAGCAAGATGGGTGAGAACCTCCTGGAAAGGTACGTGGAGGATCTGCTGAAGGAGTTGCAGGAGAAACCCAACGATGTGGATCTTATGATGAAGCTGGGTGTGGCATACGTTAGATTGAAAAAGATAGAAGAAGCCAGAAATATCTACAAAAAGCTTAAAGAATTGGATCCTCATAAGGCTAAAGAGCTTCTGGACATGATTTACGAGCTTTAA
- the rfaE2 gene encoding D-glycero-beta-D-manno-heptose 1-phosphate adenylyltransferase yields MIVSLDELQRILERERKGKRVVFTNGCFDILHAGHADYLAKAKAMGDILVVGINSDESVRRIKGDRRPIVPQDMRAKLVDSLKPVDYVLIFEEDTPLNLIKAIKPDVLVKGEDWPLEEIVGADIVLSYGGTVERIPFSYTVSTTQIIERILQRYKDGV; encoded by the coding sequence ATGATAGTTAGTTTGGATGAACTCCAGAGAATTTTAGAGAGGGAGAGAAAAGGCAAGAGGGTAGTTTTCACCAACGGATGTTTCGACATACTACACGCAGGGCACGCGGACTATCTTGCTAAAGCGAAAGCCATGGGTGACATACTGGTGGTAGGTATTAACTCAGACGAATCTGTGAGGAGGATAAAGGGCGATAGGAGGCCTATAGTTCCCCAGGACATGAGGGCAAAGTTGGTAGACTCTCTTAAACCCGTTGACTATGTACTCATCTTCGAGGAAGACACTCCACTGAACCTAATAAAAGCCATTAAACCTGATGTTCTTGTAAAGGGAGAGGACTGGCCCTTAGAGGAGATAGTGGGTGCAGATATAGTGCTGTCGTACGGTGGAACGGTAGAGAGAATACCCTTTAGCTATACAGTTTCCACCACCCAGATAATAGAGAGGATTCTTCAGAGGTATAAGGATGGAGTCTAA
- a CDS encoding tetratricopeptide repeat protein — MRLLVMLLLVTSCAKIVVLEDPLSVSEHLDLGYLYEKQGSLDLAEKEYKKALKKDPKNFLALFNLGNVYAKKGDYTVAEKFYREALAVKEDPDVLNNLAYVLYKQGRREEALIFIKRALQMKNSETYRQTLREIEGH, encoded by the coding sequence ATGAGGCTTTTGGTAATGCTACTTTTGGTGACATCCTGTGCCAAGATAGTGGTTTTAGAGGATCCTTTGAGTGTTTCTGAACATCTGGATCTAGGCTATCTTTATGAAAAACAAGGAAGCTTAGATTTAGCAGAGAAAGAGTATAAAAAAGCTCTGAAAAAAGATCCCAAAAACTTCTTGGCTCTCTTTAATTTAGGTAACGTGTACGCAAAAAAGGGAGACTACACTGTGGCGGAGAAGTTTTATAGAGAAGCTTTAGCTGTAAAAGAGGATCCGGATGTTCTCAACAACCTCGCCTATGTTCTGTACAAGCAAGGTAGGAGGGAGGAAGCCCTCATCTTCATAAAGAGAGCCCTTCAGATGAAGAACTCAGAGACCTACCGACAGACTTTGAGGGAGATAGAAGGTCATTAA
- a CDS encoding RNA ligase partner protein, giving the protein MEVFVLDTSVFTNPDVYSQFEKDQLGAIEDFLSLAPHTGATFFMPTSIYDELCKMVDLGHLKPRFELVVRIRSPRRYNLTVPAEFLYEFIEDVRSRINKGLRIAEEHTREAGRLTEEEVGKLINRLREKYREALRTGIIDSKEDVDVLLLAYELDGILVTGDEGLRRWADRVGIKLIDPKSFRYILENLVKLRP; this is encoded by the coding sequence ATGGAGGTCTTTGTACTGGATACCAGTGTCTTTACAAACCCGGACGTCTACTCCCAGTTTGAGAAGGATCAGTTGGGTGCCATAGAGGATTTCTTGAGTCTGGCACCCCACACGGGTGCTACTTTTTTCATGCCTACATCCATCTACGATGAACTCTGTAAGATGGTGGATCTGGGTCATCTAAAGCCACGTTTTGAGTTGGTGGTGAGAATAAGATCACCCAGAAGGTACAACCTAACTGTACCTGCGGAATTTCTGTACGAGTTCATAGAGGACGTGCGCTCTCGCATCAACAAAGGCCTAAGGATAGCAGAGGAGCACACACGGGAAGCAGGTAGGTTAACGGAGGAAGAGGTGGGAAAACTCATCAACCGCCTGAGGGAGAAGTACCGAGAAGCTCTCAGAACCGGCATCATAGACAGTAAGGAGGACGTAGATGTACTTCTTCTGGCTTACGAACTGGATGGCATACTGGTCACAGGGGACGAGGGCTTACGTAGGTGGGCAGACAGGGTGGGGATAAAGCTCATCGATCCCAAAAGTTTCAGGTACATCTTGGAAAATCTCGTCAAGCTACGCCCTTAA
- the tpiA gene encoding triose-phosphate isomerase, with protein sequence MKLIAANWKMNKTQREAEEYVSKFLPLVKDVTKTEILLCPPFTSLCKVSQMLEGSNVKLGAQNCHSEKKGAFTGEISTVMLKDLGVEYVIVGHSERRWIFGESDEIIHKKIVACLEEGLRPILCVGERWEDREAGMTFKVIETQIKLALSGLDAFVSKIDIAYEPVWAIGTGNPATPEDAQLVHRFIKDLVGPVRVLYGGSVNTSNAGDFLRMPDVDGLLVGTASLDPESFFQIIQASENHHQQEEGG encoded by the coding sequence ATGAAGTTGATAGCTGCCAACTGGAAGATGAACAAAACACAACGGGAGGCGGAGGAGTACGTAAGTAAGTTCTTACCTTTGGTGAAAGATGTCACCAAAACAGAGATACTCCTCTGCCCTCCCTTCACATCTCTCTGTAAAGTCTCTCAAATGCTGGAAGGATCTAACGTAAAACTGGGTGCTCAGAACTGCCATTCCGAAAAAAAGGGAGCCTTTACGGGAGAGATATCTACCGTCATGCTCAAGGATCTAGGTGTGGAGTACGTAATAGTGGGGCATTCCGAAAGGCGTTGGATCTTTGGTGAGTCTGATGAAATTATCCACAAGAAAATCGTGGCCTGTTTGGAGGAGGGTCTCAGACCTATTCTCTGTGTAGGTGAAAGGTGGGAGGACAGAGAGGCAGGGATGACCTTTAAAGTTATAGAGACGCAGATAAAACTGGCTCTAAGCGGGTTGGATGCTTTTGTTTCTAAAATAGACATAGCTTACGAACCTGTCTGGGCTATCGGTACAGGTAACCCCGCTACACCGGAGGATGCCCAGCTGGTTCACAGATTCATAAAGGATCTGGTGGGACCTGTGAGAGTACTGTACGGTGGTAGCGTGAACACTTCCAACGCAGGTGATTTTCTGAGGATGCCGGACGTAGATGGTCTTTTGGTGGGTACAGCCAGTTTAGACCCCGAATCCTTTTTCCAGATCATACAGGCTTCTGAGAACCATCATCAACAGGAAGAAGGAGGGTAA
- a CDS encoding LptF/LptG family permease: MLQRYILRLYIKAFGLSSAVLLGTGVLYLTFETLLVFRQKSLEIFFQYILLSLPVAFLYLSPIVSWIALTMLIRFFIQRQLDRLIVSFGVPPIHLVRPVIFFSLVLSILHIYMSFQIYPSFQRSLYTIEKEYKKGKKDTLLIKDQWFALKDGEKVVYSHIGLADVSKGTAYDVFLLYTKEGSIEATLRASKAFWKGNSLFIPDAYYEDLEKGGKFYGPMEVSFLSLSNIRPLASKLEHITFTELISVYGMAERLGINRYAYLAEILRRLQLSLMPLLMVTIVARALLKRRSLVEGSLYGGFSLALHMLSLNLIKITAEEIGVNPLWGLLPSFFLLMMVLRSLYDLEKGFGV, from the coding sequence ATGCTACAGAGATACATACTACGCTTGTATATAAAAGCCTTTGGTCTCTCCAGTGCTGTTCTTTTGGGAACAGGTGTTCTTTATCTTACCTTTGAAACGCTTTTAGTCTTCCGGCAGAAGAGCTTGGAGATTTTCTTTCAGTACATACTTCTGTCCCTACCTGTGGCCTTCTTGTATCTATCACCTATCGTAAGCTGGATAGCCCTCACTATGCTGATACGTTTCTTTATACAGAGGCAACTGGACAGGCTCATTGTGTCCTTCGGTGTACCTCCTATCCACCTGGTGAGGCCTGTGATCTTCTTCTCCCTTGTACTGAGTATATTACACATCTACATGTCTTTCCAGATATACCCATCCTTTCAGAGGAGTTTGTACACTATAGAAAAAGAGTACAAAAAGGGTAAAAAGGACACCCTCCTCATTAAGGATCAGTGGTTTGCCCTTAAGGATGGCGAAAAGGTGGTGTACTCTCACATAGGTTTAGCAGACGTATCTAAGGGAACGGCTTACGACGTGTTCCTGCTCTACACAAAGGAAGGTAGCATAGAGGCTACCCTCAGGGCATCTAAGGCTTTCTGGAAGGGAAACAGCCTTTTTATACCTGATGCCTATTACGAAGACTTGGAGAAAGGAGGTAAGTTTTATGGACCTATGGAAGTAAGTTTCCTTTCCTTGAGTAACATAAGGCCCTTGGCTTCCAAACTGGAACACATAACTTTCACAGAACTGATCAGCGTTTACGGTATGGCGGAAAGACTGGGTATAAACAGATATGCCTATCTGGCAGAGATACTAAGGCGCCTTCAGTTATCCCTTATGCCCTTGCTTATGGTCACGATAGTGGCCAGAGCTCTCCTTAAGAGGAGGAGTCTTGTGGAGGGATCCCTTTATGGAGGCTTTTCTCTGGCTCTCCACATGCTCTCTCTAAACCTTATAAAGATAACGGCAGAGGAGATAGGGGTAAACCCCCTTTGGGGCCTGTTACCCTCCTTCTTCCTGTTGATGATGGTTCTCAGAAGCCTGTATGATCTGGAAAAAGGATTCGGGGTCTAA